The following are from one region of the Rhodopirellula sp. P2 genome:
- a CDS encoding response regulator has product MTSSLADHSNSCEAKRPTFLLIEDDAVDVEAFRRAVKRNQVDCELVHASDGGEALQKLRSLVDESDDVGVLAFLDLNMPGLNGHEFLTEVRRDDSLKRLAVFVVTTSRHQRDIALAYDKNVAGYFEKDDLNSVLEMARQFAGRLVFPTLGSKSE; this is encoded by the coding sequence ATGACATCGTCTCTTGCCGATCATTCAAACTCTTGCGAAGCCAAGCGTCCGACGTTTCTTCTGATTGAAGATGACGCGGTGGACGTCGAAGCGTTCCGCCGCGCGGTCAAACGCAATCAGGTGGATTGTGAGTTGGTGCATGCCTCCGACGGCGGCGAAGCATTGCAAAAACTCCGCAGTTTGGTGGACGAAAGCGACGATGTGGGTGTCTTGGCGTTTCTGGATCTGAACATGCCCGGATTGAACGGGCATGAGTTTTTGACCGAGGTTCGACGCGATGATTCTCTGAAGCGTTTGGCAGTGTTCGTTGTGACGACGTCCCGTCATCAACGTGACATAGCGTTGGCGTACGACAAAAACGTGGCGGGCTACTTTGAAAAAGATGATTTGAACTCGGTTCTGGAAATGGCTCGGCAGTTCGCAGGTCGCTTGGTATTTCCCACGCTGGGTTCCAAGAGCGAATGA
- a CDS encoding sensor histidine kinase, translating into MLLTQLGRQTLRQRIYLASACLVALCVLSTWIGVSGQSALLRSFADYQRAESTSVVIESIDRKVQELKSRSESYLLTGTSAQYRAALTLQKELASEIERAKGADASIEETLVQMEGHLTVLSDQLKLAAEERELRSRLVQQELPEKAEVVRDAFNRLRAWWMEDPVKNEQQIRKHGGARGAYVAAHRSLLEYFNHPKSESFDRATQDLERARLACLELQEAPDNQQEEVQGILAEVLASLSEFQRVGARAFQATRGYMVYSNVVMAGEIAEFSYQSSKLKAFVQEQKALNQRNREASFQRSRYIAVGAAVGAVLLAMLLATSLSMAVIGPISRLTEMFRRLAAGETMVISTETERTDEIAQMVKAARVFSDKNQETKLLLDRSEKLSQELVKKAEALTESNRELDNFAYIASHDLKSPLRGIQHLATWVQEDCEDILPESSQEHLKHMQTRVRSMECLLDDLLNYSRVGRVDSRPEHVDSNELVTSIVAMADNLGGCDISWERLPVFDTVRTPLKQVLLNLISNAMKYNDKGAGGQIEVRCEEDADWYKWEVADNGIGIETRFHEKVFQMYQRVATDVSDGSGMGLAIAKKHVEHYGGEIGLQSSPGSGTTFWFTWPRQIESADESVKDRPAEDSIVNVRT; encoded by the coding sequence ATGTTGCTGACCCAGTTGGGACGACAGACTTTGCGGCAACGCATCTACTTGGCAAGTGCTTGCTTGGTTGCACTTTGTGTGCTCAGCACCTGGATCGGCGTGAGCGGCCAGTCAGCGTTGCTGCGGAGCTTTGCCGATTACCAGCGAGCGGAGAGCACTTCGGTGGTCATCGAATCGATCGATCGGAAAGTCCAGGAGCTGAAATCTCGCAGCGAGAGTTATTTGTTGACGGGAACCTCGGCGCAGTATCGAGCCGCGTTGACGTTGCAGAAGGAATTGGCAAGTGAAATCGAACGCGCCAAGGGAGCCGATGCCTCGATCGAAGAGACCTTGGTCCAGATGGAAGGCCACCTGACGGTCTTGAGCGATCAGCTGAAATTGGCGGCGGAGGAGCGTGAGTTGCGTTCTCGGTTGGTGCAGCAGGAGTTGCCAGAGAAAGCGGAGGTGGTTCGCGACGCGTTCAACCGACTGCGTGCTTGGTGGATGGAGGATCCGGTCAAGAATGAACAGCAGATTCGCAAGCATGGCGGGGCACGAGGTGCGTACGTGGCGGCTCATCGCTCGTTGCTGGAGTACTTCAATCATCCCAAGTCCGAGAGCTTTGACCGGGCCACGCAGGATCTGGAAAGGGCTCGTTTGGCCTGTCTGGAATTGCAGGAGGCTCCCGACAATCAACAGGAAGAGGTCCAAGGAATTCTGGCGGAGGTGTTGGCCAGCCTGTCTGAATTTCAACGTGTCGGCGCACGTGCGTTTCAGGCCACCCGCGGATACATGGTCTACTCCAACGTGGTGATGGCGGGGGAAATTGCTGAGTTCAGCTACCAATCCTCCAAACTGAAAGCGTTTGTTCAGGAGCAAAAGGCGCTGAACCAACGCAACCGAGAGGCGTCCTTCCAGCGATCTCGCTACATCGCGGTGGGAGCCGCTGTGGGGGCGGTGTTGCTGGCCATGCTGCTCGCAACCAGCTTGTCGATGGCCGTCATCGGTCCGATCAGTCGTTTGACGGAAATGTTCCGGCGATTGGCCGCTGGTGAAACCATGGTGATTTCAACCGAGACGGAGCGAACCGATGAAATCGCTCAAATGGTCAAAGCCGCTCGTGTTTTCAGCGACAAAAACCAGGAAACCAAGCTGCTGCTGGATCGATCTGAAAAACTCAGCCAAGAATTGGTGAAGAAAGCGGAAGCATTGACGGAATCCAACCGCGAACTGGATAATTTTGCTTACATTGCTTCCCACGATCTGAAGTCGCCCCTGCGTGGAATCCAGCATCTGGCCACTTGGGTGCAGGAGGATTGTGAAGACATTTTGCCGGAAAGTTCGCAGGAGCATTTGAAGCACATGCAAACTCGCGTTCGCAGCATGGAGTGTTTGCTCGACGATCTGCTGAACTATTCACGGGTTGGCCGCGTCGATTCTCGTCCCGAGCACGTCGATAGCAACGAATTGGTCACTTCCATCGTCGCCATGGCGGACAACTTGGGTGGTTGCGACATTTCATGGGAGAGGTTGCCTGTTTTTGACACCGTGCGGACGCCGCTGAAGCAAGTGCTGTTGAATCTGATCAGCAATGCGATGAAATACAATGACAAAGGCGCTGGTGGCCAGATTGAGGTGCGGTGCGAGGAAGATGCCGATTGGTACAAATGGGAAGTGGCCGACAATGGGATTGGGATCGAAACTCGGTTCCACGAAAAGGTGTTTCAGATGTACCAGCGTGTTGCGACCGATGTTTCAGATGGAAGCGGCATGGGACTTGCCATCGCAAAGAAACATGTGGAGCACTATGGTGGGGAAATTGGACTCCAATCCTCCCCGGGAAGCGGAACCACCTTTTGGTTCACATGGCCAAGACAAATTGAATCAGCGGACGAGTCAGTGAAAGATCGTCCCGCTGAAGACTCCATTGTAAACGTGCGTACATGA
- a CDS encoding ABC transporter substrate-binding protein, giving the protein MNLNRREMLGATLASVTVAATPVKASETFGAPTIHVPSRPVVRVLGTHVTLQEDLRVRAEADLGIRLEFTPGGSAEVLHRASTRPESFDLYEQWSNSIRVLWQAGAIQPIDRSRIRYWDEINPLTRVGRLTPEAKIGAGDAPHQLLFIQPDGTLGGQTTEQISFLPYVHNVDSFGYDAAFVPRGVPYETESWAWLLDDRWAGAVSIINEPTIGLFDLALAVQAKGLAEFDDIGNLSGADLGTLFRILEPYRRDGHFRGVWSSVPASVDLMSRGEVVIESMFSPAVFELRGRGIDCVNASPKEGYRAWHGVMCLSSQTTGSVKDAAYEYMNWWLSGWPGAFIARQGYYISNPQRSREELSDAEWDYWYEGKPATVDLLGTTGRVVVKEGQQRDGGSYEKRFSNIAVWNTVMKSYEASLRHWNEFVSG; this is encoded by the coding sequence ATGAATCTCAATCGACGCGAAATGCTTGGCGCGACGTTGGCTTCGGTGACCGTTGCGGCGACACCCGTGAAGGCGTCGGAGACATTTGGTGCTCCGACAATTCATGTGCCCAGCCGCCCTGTGGTTCGGGTTTTGGGCACCCATGTGACATTGCAGGAAGATCTGCGTGTGCGTGCGGAAGCCGACCTGGGGATCCGGTTGGAGTTCACGCCAGGAGGCAGTGCCGAGGTTCTTCACCGGGCTTCCACGCGTCCCGAATCGTTTGACCTGTATGAGCAATGGTCCAATAGCATTCGGGTGCTCTGGCAGGCGGGAGCGATCCAGCCCATCGATCGCAGTCGAATTCGGTACTGGGATGAGATCAACCCGCTGACACGTGTCGGACGGCTGACCCCGGAGGCCAAGATCGGTGCCGGCGATGCGCCCCATCAATTGCTGTTCATCCAGCCCGATGGAACGCTGGGCGGCCAGACCACCGAACAAATCAGTTTTCTGCCGTATGTGCACAACGTCGATTCATTTGGTTACGACGCAGCGTTCGTTCCACGGGGCGTCCCCTACGAGACAGAATCTTGGGCGTGGTTGCTCGATGATCGTTGGGCGGGAGCGGTTTCGATCATCAACGAGCCCACGATCGGATTGTTTGATTTAGCGTTGGCTGTTCAAGCCAAAGGATTGGCGGAGTTTGATGACATTGGCAATCTCAGTGGCGCCGACCTCGGGACTTTGTTCCGGATCTTAGAACCGTATCGCCGCGACGGGCATTTTCGAGGTGTGTGGAGTAGCGTTCCGGCATCGGTGGATTTGATGAGCCGCGGCGAAGTGGTGATTGAAAGCATGTTCTCGCCGGCTGTGTTTGAATTGAGAGGCCGCGGCATTGATTGCGTCAATGCGTCGCCGAAAGAGGGCTACCGAGCTTGGCATGGGGTGATGTGTTTGTCATCGCAAACGACAGGTTCGGTCAAAGACGCGGCCTATGAATACATGAACTGGTGGTTGTCCGGTTGGCCGGGCGCGTTCATCGCTCGCCAGGGTTACTACATCTCCAATCCTCAACGCTCTCGTGAAGAGCTCAGTGACGCCGAGTGGGATTACTGGTACGAGGGCAAACCTGCCACCGTGGATCTTCTGGGCACGACCGGGCGGGTGGTGGTCAAGGAGGGGCAACAACGAGATGGCGGTTCTTACGAAAAACGATTCAGCAACATCGCGGTTTGGAACACCGTGATGAAGTCCTACGAGGCCAGCCTTCGGCACTGGAATGAGTTCGTGTCCGGATGA
- a CDS encoding 30S ribosomal protein S1, with the protein MVNRNLIRSLEDDDILNDLALLAPEDEAEEWLLDAIAAEQQDYNSGKIVDGRIVELNDEWALVDVGFKSEGTVGLDEWGPEEDPPKIGDTVKVLIEEMEDELGAADDPYGMISLSKRKAEKIIEWEAMMETVAEGQVVTGTVIRKIKGGLLVDIGVNVFLPGSQVDIRRPGDIGDFIGRVVQAEVLKIDDTRRNIVISRRSLIERQREEDRAYLMQELEVGQIRKGIVKNIADFGAFVDLGGIDGLLHITDMAWERIGHPTEMLSIDQEIEVKVLHIDREKQKIALGLKQKDRNPWENIETKYPVESVHPGEVVNVMSYGAFVKLEPGIEGLVHISEMSWTKRVNHPSELVNIGDKIDVMILGVDPEGQQLSLGMKQTLKNPWDEVLERYPEGKDVKGKVRNLTNYGAFIELEEGIDGLLHVSDMSWTRKIAHPSEVLEKGQEIECRILSVDEQRRRIALGLKQLDNDPWDGDIPDKYQPGQLVKGEVTKITNFGVFIGLEDGLEGLLHISELAEHKVEDPEEVVKVGDPIEVKVLRVDTDERKIGLSLKRVDWSEEQEKTAAAAEAAESGMPTPMDEGDLKGGLGSAGPLIPTSDSE; encoded by the coding sequence ATGGTTAACCGCAACCTCATCCGCTCCCTCGAAGACGACGACATCCTCAACGATTTGGCGCTGCTTGCCCCGGAGGACGAGGCCGAAGAATGGCTTCTCGACGCGATTGCTGCTGAGCAGCAAGACTACAACTCTGGCAAAATCGTTGACGGACGAATTGTTGAACTGAACGACGAGTGGGCTCTCGTCGATGTCGGCTTCAAAAGTGAAGGCACGGTCGGACTGGATGAGTGGGGGCCTGAAGAGGACCCGCCAAAGATCGGCGACACGGTCAAAGTCCTGATTGAAGAGATGGAGGATGAGCTCGGTGCTGCCGACGATCCTTATGGCATGATTTCGCTGTCCAAGCGAAAAGCCGAGAAGATCATCGAATGGGAAGCGATGATGGAAACGGTTGCCGAGGGCCAAGTGGTCACCGGTACCGTGATTCGCAAAATCAAAGGTGGCTTGCTCGTCGACATCGGCGTCAACGTCTTCCTGCCTGGTTCGCAAGTCGACATTCGTCGTCCTGGCGACATCGGCGACTTCATCGGTCGTGTGGTCCAAGCCGAAGTGCTCAAGATCGACGACACGCGTCGCAACATCGTCATCAGCCGTCGTAGCTTGATCGAACGTCAGCGTGAAGAAGATCGCGCTTACTTGATGCAAGAGCTGGAAGTCGGCCAAATCCGCAAAGGGATCGTCAAGAACATCGCCGACTTCGGTGCGTTCGTCGACCTCGGCGGCATCGACGGTTTGCTTCACATCACCGACATGGCGTGGGAGCGAATCGGTCACCCAACCGAAATGCTGTCGATCGACCAAGAGATCGAAGTCAAGGTCCTGCACATCGACCGCGAAAAGCAAAAAATTGCTTTGGGTCTGAAGCAAAAAGACCGCAACCCTTGGGAAAACATCGAAACCAAGTACCCGGTCGAATCGGTTCATCCTGGCGAAGTCGTCAACGTGATGAGCTACGGTGCGTTCGTGAAGCTGGAACCAGGCATCGAAGGTCTGGTTCACATCAGCGAAATGAGCTGGACCAAACGGGTCAATCACCCCAGCGAATTGGTCAACATCGGCGACAAAATCGATGTCATGATCTTGGGTGTCGATCCCGAAGGCCAACAATTGTCGCTGGGGATGAAGCAAACGCTGAAAAACCCTTGGGACGAAGTCCTCGAACGTTACCCCGAAGGCAAAGACGTCAAGGGCAAGGTTCGCAACCTCACCAACTACGGTGCGTTCATCGAGCTGGAAGAAGGCATCGACGGTCTGTTGCACGTCAGCGACATGTCCTGGACCCGCAAGATCGCTCACCCGAGCGAAGTGCTGGAGAAGGGCCAAGAGATCGAATGCCGGATCCTCAGCGTCGACGAACAACGTCGCCGGATTGCCTTGGGTCTGAAGCAACTCGACAACGACCCCTGGGATGGCGACATTCCAGACAAGTACCAGCCCGGCCAATTGGTCAAGGGTGAGGTCACGAAGATCACCAACTTCGGTGTCTTCATCGGCTTGGAAGACGGCTTGGAAGGTTTGCTGCACATCAGCGAATTGGCCGAGCACAAAGTCGAAGACCCCGAAGAAGTGGTCAAAGTTGGCGATCCGATCGAAGTCAAAGTGCTTCGTGTCGACACCGACGAACGCAAAATCGGTCTGTCGCTCAAACGAGTCGACTGGAGCGAAGAGCAAGAGAAGACCGCCGCTGCTGCCGAAGCCGCCGAGTCGGGCATGCCGACTCCGATGGACGAAGGCGACTTGAAGGGCGGTTTGGGATCGGCTGGACCGTTGATTCCGACTTCCGACTCGGAATAG
- a CDS encoding LacI family DNA-binding transcriptional regulator, with protein sequence MSTGRITIQDIANRADVSKSTVSRVLNSPLIVQADKRERVLATMAELGYQPNQVARSLAGGRSMTIGIVTQNIGTPFYDSVVQGVIRGLNGTGFSPIVGDAMLKQESFLGAAQTLIGRNVDGLILIAGDIPSEKIEELGEENPTLVVAREMPEWTGAIIATNNFQIGANATQTLIDHGHRDIVHIAGPVDHIDAIGRLAGFRSAMQNAGLTVTDDHIFHGDFHAESAATAIQTLADRHVSYSAIFAANDLMAFGARLALHRRQISVPEQVSLIGVDDQPESEWSVPPLTTVRQPGAEMGQAAATAIIAMINGNQPVLPTLGGEVVLRESVQPLATTIET encoded by the coding sequence ATGTCAACAGGACGGATCACGATCCAGGACATCGCCAACCGTGCCGATGTCTCCAAGAGCACGGTTTCGCGAGTCCTCAACAGCCCCCTGATCGTCCAGGCCGACAAACGCGAACGCGTCCTGGCCACGATGGCAGAACTGGGGTACCAACCCAACCAAGTCGCTCGGTCGCTCGCCGGCGGCAGGTCGATGACAATCGGAATCGTGACCCAAAACATCGGCACGCCGTTCTACGATTCCGTGGTGCAAGGCGTGATTCGAGGCCTCAACGGCACCGGTTTTTCACCGATCGTGGGTGACGCCATGCTGAAACAAGAATCGTTTCTCGGCGCCGCCCAGACCCTGATCGGACGCAATGTCGATGGACTGATCCTGATCGCGGGCGACATCCCATCGGAAAAGATCGAAGAACTGGGCGAGGAAAATCCCACTTTGGTCGTCGCTCGCGAAATGCCCGAGTGGACGGGCGCGATCATCGCCACCAACAACTTTCAAATCGGCGCCAATGCGACGCAAACGTTGATCGACCACGGGCACCGCGACATTGTGCACATTGCTGGACCGGTGGACCACATCGACGCGATCGGCCGACTCGCCGGATTTCGATCGGCGATGCAAAACGCGGGATTGACCGTGACCGACGACCACATCTTTCACGGCGACTTTCATGCGGAATCCGCCGCCACCGCCATCCAGACCCTGGCGGATCGCCACGTTTCCTACAGCGCGATCTTTGCCGCGAATGACCTGATGGCCTTCGGGGCCCGCCTGGCTCTGCACCGCCGCCAAATCTCCGTGCCCGAACAAGTCTCCCTGATCGGCGTGGATGACCAACCCGAATCCGAATGGTCGGTGCCGCCGTTGACCACCGTTCGCCAACCGGGCGCAGAAATGGGACAAGCCGCCGCAACCGCAATCATTGCCATGATCAACGGCAACCAGCCGGTGCTGCCCACCCTGGGCGGCGAAGTCGTGCTTCGCGAATCGGTTCAACCACTGGCAACAACGATTGAAACTTAG
- a CDS encoding DUF389 domain-containing protein has product MSVTLLVGSQKQLADGLPWLRRFAESMKLPADVLVLGMDHRTLELRSQKELKSTVLESSDSPGHGLVGRVERVESDVEAISARLSKWDSRLLLMVDDVDDDRFQATLFDRCPIKSVWLSVKGPPPESAKHVFSIDDASIKVTRWISRRLLGVDPALQLDHDWLGDWHESRESSEGSKFGTAEREALAVAKALDLERQRCDPGDLIWVPFGSKPSSESHYKVARALLGQSAQSSVALVSQKESWNQSLSAGVRYWASHVAEPMDREARLELARTLEEGSEPSLEFLGLISAAAMLAAFGLLQNSAAVIIGAMLIAPLMTPIMGAGLSLAHGNRPLFRRSMLSIGIGFAGAFGSSFLFGLLVRLVHHPVVTDEMWSRCNPSPLDFCVGLVGGMAASYARTRSHLSSALAGAAIAAALVPPISTAGLQASFNVWESSERGWPVFGPLILVCVNVLTIMIGTSFVLYARGLRVESGHKWATRMTVSLVTLLMLVLVWMMHLEKWLF; this is encoded by the coding sequence ATGAGCGTCACGCTGCTGGTCGGTTCGCAGAAACAGTTGGCGGATGGACTGCCATGGCTGCGCCGGTTTGCGGAATCGATGAAGCTGCCAGCCGATGTGTTGGTGTTGGGGATGGACCATCGCACGTTGGAGCTTCGCAGTCAGAAAGAGCTGAAAAGCACCGTGTTGGAATCGAGTGATTCCCCGGGGCACGGTTTGGTTGGTCGCGTCGAGCGGGTGGAGTCCGACGTGGAGGCGATCTCGGCTCGGTTGTCCAAGTGGGATTCGCGATTGTTGCTGATGGTCGATGATGTCGATGACGATCGGTTTCAGGCGACTTTGTTCGATCGTTGTCCGATCAAATCGGTTTGGCTGAGCGTGAAGGGGCCGCCGCCTGAATCGGCGAAGCACGTTTTTTCGATCGACGATGCATCGATCAAGGTGACCCGTTGGATTTCACGGCGTTTACTGGGGGTGGATCCAGCCTTGCAGTTGGATCACGACTGGTTGGGTGATTGGCACGAGTCGCGGGAGTCATCTGAAGGCAGCAAGTTCGGCACGGCGGAACGGGAAGCTCTCGCGGTCGCGAAGGCGTTGGATTTGGAACGGCAGCGTTGCGACCCAGGCGATTTGATCTGGGTTCCGTTTGGTTCCAAGCCGTCGTCGGAGTCGCATTACAAGGTCGCCCGTGCGTTGTTGGGCCAGTCTGCTCAGTCGTCCGTGGCTTTGGTGAGCCAGAAGGAAAGCTGGAATCAATCGTTGTCGGCGGGGGTTCGGTACTGGGCCAGTCACGTTGCTGAGCCGATGGATCGCGAAGCGCGGTTGGAGTTGGCTCGCACGCTGGAAGAAGGCTCCGAGCCCAGTTTGGAGTTTCTGGGGTTGATCTCAGCGGCGGCGATGTTGGCCGCGTTTGGATTGCTGCAGAATTCAGCGGCGGTGATCATCGGGGCGATGTTGATCGCGCCCTTGATGACGCCGATCATGGGCGCGGGGTTGTCGCTGGCTCACGGCAACCGCCCGTTGTTCCGGCGTTCGATGCTTTCGATTGGGATCGGATTCGCTGGGGCGTTTGGATCGAGCTTCCTGTTCGGGTTGTTGGTCCGGTTGGTGCATCACCCCGTGGTGACGGACGAGATGTGGAGCCGCTGCAACCCGTCTCCGCTGGATTTTTGTGTGGGATTGGTGGGCGGGATGGCGGCCTCCTACGCACGCACTCGCAGTCATTTGTCATCAGCCTTGGCGGGGGCCGCGATCGCGGCTGCCTTGGTGCCGCCCATTTCGACGGCGGGTTTGCAGGCTTCGTTCAATGTCTGGGAATCGAGCGAGCGTGGATGGCCCGTGTTTGGTCCACTGATCTTGGTGTGCGTCAATGTGCTGACGATCATGATCGGAACTTCGTTTGTGCTCTACGCTCGCGGGTTGCGAGTCGAATCAGGGCACAAGTGGGCGACTCGCATGACGGTGTCGCTGGTCACGCTGTTGATGCTGGTGCTGGTGTGGATGATGCACCTGGAGAAGTGGCTGTTTTGA
- the nagB gene encoding glucosamine-6-phosphate deaminase, protein MIELEIVPDHESASTRVAGWIVEQVRRKSASVLGLATGGTPERAYELLVEKVRAGHLSFSDVTTFNLDEYIGLSPEHPQSYHAYMRSRLFDPADFNLEQTHLPDGMAADLEEAGRQYEASIAATGGIDLQLLGLGANGHIGFNEPGATEASRTRVVDLAGETIDANARFFASAEEVPRLALTMGIATILEARAIVLIATGESKAEAVERAVRGPVTSDMPASFLQRHPHVTFVVDEAAAGLLKQRA, encoded by the coding sequence TTGATCGAGTTAGAAATTGTTCCGGATCACGAATCGGCTTCCACTCGAGTCGCGGGCTGGATCGTTGAGCAAGTGCGTCGGAAATCGGCGAGCGTGTTGGGGTTGGCCACCGGTGGGACTCCTGAGCGTGCGTATGAATTGCTGGTCGAGAAGGTTCGGGCCGGGCACCTGTCGTTCTCGGATGTGACCACATTCAACTTGGATGAGTACATCGGTTTGAGCCCCGAGCATCCTCAGAGCTACCACGCTTACATGCGTTCGCGGTTGTTTGATCCGGCGGATTTCAATCTCGAGCAAACCCATTTGCCCGATGGCATGGCGGCGGACCTGGAGGAAGCGGGCCGGCAGTACGAAGCGTCGATCGCGGCGACCGGCGGCATCGATCTGCAGTTGCTCGGATTGGGGGCGAATGGCCATATCGGGTTCAACGAACCGGGGGCAACGGAAGCGAGTCGGACCCGAGTGGTTGATTTGGCTGGTGAAACCATTGATGCCAACGCGAGGTTCTTTGCCTCGGCAGAGGAGGTTCCTCGACTGGCGCTCACGATGGGCATCGCGACGATTCTGGAGGCCCGGGCGATTGTCTTGATTGCGACTGGTGAATCGAAGGCGGAAGCAGTCGAGCGTGCCGTTCGCGGTCCAGTCACCTCCGACATGCCCGCGTCGTTTTTGCAGCGTCATCCCCACGTCACGTTTGTGGTGGACGAAGCCGCCGCCGGTTTGTTGAAGCAGCGGGCATGA
- a CDS encoding HD domain-containing protein, whose amino-acid sequence MPLPEVRLMDRGPSRLRIPPAMDVPVTPRVQRLIDTAPLRRLASISQLGLVSMVYPGAMHTRLEHSLGVYAWTLRVLNQVNESTAAEPTSDDLRAAEAFIVASLVHDAGHWPFCHPIEDMGQTGMPRHEERVDAMLRSGPLAETLAADWECTADDVMAILCPKKSEQFTEVARSDQIAFYASCLSGPIDVDKLDYLQRDSLHAGVPYGRNFDPMRIIASMVRHPDRPKLAIHEKGRTAAEMMVFGRYVMFSEVYWHHTVRSATAMLQRAVHELQQPSAGVAIHFAEWMDLGEAAWVSRLVDAASERGGAVQTLVEGLFGANRTLLKRAAEFNVESGEDMHQMLARRPHWWLASCSRPLAASIGDAIGDVVEPELVLIDAPPVKLEVDINIDIMLRSGEVATLGDVSPVASVLANRQFDNHVKRVRVFVPAWVRDRLRGLPDDSMRRWLIDAVAETEKQWV is encoded by the coding sequence ATTCCATTGCCTGAAGTTCGTTTGATGGATCGCGGGCCGTCTCGATTGCGGATTCCGCCCGCAATGGATGTCCCGGTCACGCCTCGCGTGCAGCGTTTGATTGACACGGCCCCGCTGAGAAGGCTGGCCTCGATCAGCCAGTTGGGGTTGGTCTCGATGGTCTACCCCGGCGCCATGCACACTCGATTGGAACACTCGCTGGGCGTTTACGCGTGGACGTTGCGGGTGTTGAATCAGGTCAACGAGTCCACTGCGGCCGAACCAACGAGCGATGATCTGCGAGCGGCGGAAGCTTTCATCGTGGCTTCGTTGGTGCATGACGCGGGGCACTGGCCGTTTTGCCACCCGATCGAGGACATGGGCCAAACCGGAATGCCTCGTCACGAGGAACGCGTCGATGCGATGTTGCGGTCAGGGCCCCTCGCGGAAACGTTGGCGGCGGATTGGGAATGCACCGCTGATGACGTGATGGCGATTCTGTGCCCCAAGAAGAGCGAGCAATTCACGGAGGTGGCCCGGTCTGACCAGATCGCATTTTACGCGAGCTGTTTGAGTGGCCCGATCGACGTCGACAAATTGGATTATTTGCAGCGAGACAGTTTGCATGCTGGCGTGCCGTACGGACGCAATTTCGATCCGATGCGAATCATTGCCTCGATGGTTCGGCACCCGGACCGCCCCAAGCTTGCCATTCATGAAAAGGGGCGCACGGCGGCGGAGATGATGGTGTTCGGGCGTTATGTGATGTTCAGCGAAGTCTACTGGCACCACACCGTTCGTTCCGCCACCGCGATGCTGCAGCGGGCTGTTCATGAATTGCAACAGCCGTCCGCAGGGGTGGCGATCCATTTCGCGGAATGGATGGATTTGGGCGAGGCCGCGTGGGTCAGCCGGTTGGTCGATGCGGCCAGCGAACGCGGCGGCGCTGTTCAGACGCTGGTCGAGGGTCTGTTCGGGGCCAATCGAACGTTGCTCAAACGAGCGGCTGAATTCAACGTCGAGTCCGGCGAGGACATGCATCAGATGCTGGCTCGCCGCCCGCACTGGTGGCTCGCATCGTGTTCGCGGCCGTTGGCAGCGTCCATTGGCGATGCGATTGGAGACGTGGTCGAACCCGAGTTGGTATTGATCGATGCACCGCCAGTCAAATTAGAGGTCGACATCAACATCGACATCATGCTCCGTTCGGGAGAGGTCGCCACGTTGGGTGATGTTTCGCCCGTGGCCTCGGTGTTGGCCAACCGGCAGTTTGACAACCATGTCAAACGAGTTCGTGTGTTTGTGCCCGCCTGGGTTCGTGACCGTTTGCGAGGTCTGCCGGATGACTCGATGCGACGGTGGTTGATCGACGCCGTGGCGGAAACAGAGAAGCAGTGGGTGTGA